A window of the Drosophila simulans strain w501 chromosome 2L, Prin_Dsim_3.1, whole genome shotgun sequence genome harbors these coding sequences:
- the LOC6731134 gene encoding uncharacterized protein LOC6731134 yields MAKTMTFWFLVLALVTLNSTGPFWSAGAAEVTSASMLQFLDRHNGEGDHSWSHLLPTNFYSEMNQQYYRRFRRQAGRMDTFGSGKRQQYPFEYARYV; encoded by the coding sequence ATGGCTAAGACGATGACGTTCTGGTTTCTGGTCTTGGCTCTGGTGACCTTAAATTCAACCGGGCCATTCTGGAGTGCAGGGGCTGCCGAAGTCACTTCCGCATCGATGTTACAGTTTCTGGACCGCCACAATGGCGAAGGCGACCACAGTTGGTCCCACCTACTGCCCACAAACTTCTACTCCGAGATGAACCAGCAGTACTACAGGAGATTCCGGCGACAGGCTGGCAGAATGGACACCTTTGGATCGGGAAAACGGCAGCAGTACCCTTTTGAATATGCTCGATATGTGTGA
- the LOC6731135 gene encoding vitelline membrane protein Vm26Ab, which yields MAFNFGHLLIAGLVALSAVSSETIQLQPTQGILIPAPLAENIRVSRAAYGGYGSAPAAQSYSAPAAPAAQAYSAPAAPAYSAPAAPAYSAPAAPAYSAPAAPAYSAPAAPAYSAPASIPSPPCPKNYLFSCQPSLQPVPCSAPAQSYGSAGAYSQYVPQYAVPFVREL from the coding sequence ATGGCATTCAACTTTGGTCACCTCCTCATCGCCGGCCTCGTGGCCTTGTCCGCCGTGTCCTCGGAGACCATCCAGCTGCAGCCCACTCAGGGCATCCTCATCCCCGCCCCGCTGGCCGAGAACATCCGTGTGTCGCGTGCCGCCTACGGAGGATACGGATCTGCCCCAGCTGCCCAATCGTACTCCGCCccagctgctcccgctgccCAGGCCTACTCTGCTCCAGCTGCCCCAGCCTACTCCGCACCCGCTGCTCCCGCCTACTCCGCACCCGCTGCTCCTGCCTACTCTGCTCCCGCTGCCCCAGCCTACTCCGCCCCGGCCGCACCAGCCTACTCCGCACCCGCCTCCATTCCGTCGCCGCCGTGCCCCAAGAACTACCTGTTCAGCTGCCAGCCCTCCCTGCAGCCCGTGCCCTGCTCCGCCCCAGCTCAGTCCTACGGATCCGCCGGTGCCTACTCCCAGTACGTGCCCCAGTACGCCGTCCCCTTCGTCCGCGAACTTTAA